The DNA segment AGCCTGTTCAATTTCATCTTTATTCAGACTTAATGGCAGTTCCAGCAAAAATCTCATTTTTCCATTAAACGAAACTGGATATTTATGATTGTTTTCCAGAACAAAACTTTCGTTAAACTCTGGAAAACTTGCTTTGGTAATACTGTTTGTATTTCCACACAATGCCCAAAGTTCTTCGGTAATATGAGGTGCAAATGGTGCTAAAAGAGCAAGTAATTCTTCTAAAATTGCTTTCTTATTACATTTCGCACTATTCAATTCGTTAACACAAATCATAAAGGCAGAAACAGAAGTATTGAATGAGAATCGCTCAATATCATCTTGAATCTTTTTGATAGACTTGTGAAGAATTTTATACTCTGCTTTAGTTGGTTCATCAGTTGAGATTGCAAACTCATTCTTGTCATTATGGAATAAACGCCACAATTTTTTTAAGAATTTATGAACTCCATCGATACCATTAGTATCCCAAGGTTTTGAAGCTTCCAATGGTCCTAAGAACATTTCGTATAAACGAAGTGTGTCAGCGCCATATTCTTCAACAATCACATCTGGATTAACCACATTAAACATCGACTTAGACATTTTCTCAACTGCCCAGCCACAAATATATTTTTCATCTTCCAATACAAATTCAGCATCAGCATACTCAGGCATCCAATTTTTGAAAGCTTCAGTATCTAATACATCATTCTTCACGATGTTAACATCAACGTGAATTTGAGTCGTCTCATAATCTTTTCTCAAACCATACGACACATACTTATTGGTATTCTTAATACGGTATACAAAGTTCGAGCGACCTTGAATCATACCTTGATTAATAAGCTTTTTGAAAGGCTCATCTTTACAAACCTTACCTATATCGTAAAGAAATTTATTCCAAAAACGTGAATAAATTAGGTGACCTGTAGCATGCTCTGTTCCACCAATATATAAATCCACATCTTGCCAGTACTCATTTACTTCCTCGGACACCAAGGCTTCGTTGTTACGAGGATCCATATAACGCAAGTAATAGGCAGATGAACCTGCAAAACCAGGCATTGTATTCAATTCAATAGGATGACCATCGTCAGTTGTCCAGTTTGTTGCACGTCCCAATGGCGGCTCTCCCGTTTCGGTAGGTAAATATTTATCAACCTCAGGTAACTCAAGAGGCAACTTATCCATATCCATCATTTTAGGCATACCATCCTTAAAATAAACTGGGAATGGCTCCCCCCAATAACGCTGACGTGAGAAAATAGCATCGCGCAAGCGGAAATTCACTTTTCGCTTACCTAATTTTCTTTCTTCAATTTCTTCGTTAGCTTTTACAATAGCATCTTTTACGTCCAATCCATTCATGAAGTCTGAATTGATCATTTCTCCAGCTTTTGCATCGTATGAGCCTTCACTTAAATCACCATCTGATACTACAGGAACAATTGGAAGATCAAATTTCTTAGCAAAAGCATAGTCACGGCTATCGTGTGCAGGAACAGCCATAATAGCACCTGTTCCGTAACCAGCCAAAACATAATCACTCACCCAAACCGGAATTGCTTCTCCTGAAAATGGATGTATAGCATATGAGCCTGTAAATTCACCACTAACCGTTTTAACATCGGCCATACGTTCTCGTTCAGTACGCTTTTTAGTAGCTGCAATATAAGCTGCAATTTTTTCTTTATATTCTGGAGTAGTCAATTGATCAACCAACTCACTTTCTGGAGCCAAAACCATAAAGCTAACACCAAAAATAGTATCAGGTCTCGTTGTAAAAACTGTCATTTCTACGTCTGAGTCCTTTACCTTAAAGTCCATTTCTGCACCTTCGGAACGTCCAATCCAGTTACGCTGAATTTCTTTCAATGAGTCAGTCCATTCCAACTTTTCCATATCCTCAAGTAAACGCTTTGCATAAGCAGATACTCTTAAAGACCATTGACGCATTTTCTTCTGCTCTACAGGATGACCACCTCGAACAGATAAACCGTCCTTAATTTCGTCATTAGCCAAAACTGTACCCAAAGCAGGACACCAGTTCACCATCGTATTGGCTAAATAAGCTAAACGGTAATTCAAAAGAGTTGCCTGTTTTTCGGTATCAGAATAAGCTTTCCACTCTTCTGCTGTAAAAGGTTCAATTTCCGAACAAGCAGCATTAACAGAAGCATTTCCATTCGCCTCGAACTTTGCAATTAGAGTTTCAATAGATTCAGCTTTTTGTGTTTTATTATTAAAATAGTGATTGAACATTTCTACAAATGCCCACTGTGTCCACTTGTAATATTCAGGATCACAAGTACGAATTTCTCTATCCCAATCGTAAGAAAAACCAATTTTATCTAATTGCTGACGGTATCTCTTAATATTTACATCAGTTGTAATAGCTGGATGTTGCCCCGTTTGAATTGCATATTGCTCTGCAGGCAGACCATAGGCATCATACCCCATAGGATGCAAAACATTAAACCCTTTTAAACGCTTGTAGCGAGAATATATATCAGAAGCAATATAACCAAGTGGATGACCAACATGCAAACCAGCACCCGATGGGTATGGAAACATATCGAGCACATAAAATTTTGGTTTACTTGTATCAACATCAACTTTATAAGTCTTGTTATCTACCCAAAACTTCTGCCACTTCTTTTCTATTTCTTTAAAATTGTATTCCATGGTATTATTGATAAAATATGGTTATTCGAAGCTTTCGAACCGCAAAATTAGCAAAAGTTTACAAATATTAATCGTGTTTGAAGAGGAAGTCTGATTTTATTAAAAATTGGTTCTTAATGCCTTAAGCATACACCTTTATCGAGCTGCTATTTATTTCCCAAATGATATTGTGTAGAATAAACATGCAGAACAAAATAATTTTTTAAATTTGTGCACGCAATGGCCCGTTAGTTCAGCTGAATAGAACGTCAGATTCCGGTTCTGAAGGCCATGGGTTTGAATCCGCCACGGGTCACAACAATGAAATTCCATAACAATACTGGAATAATAAACAAGGCTTAACGACCTGTTAAGCTTTGTTTTAAATCAATCCTTTCCCAAGGTGAAAACAGTAATTTCCTAAGAAAACTCCCCAACACTTCTCTCAAATAAAATAGAAACAAATCATTAAAAAATAACGATTTCAGATCTGGCAAAACACACAATTTGCTTGTCCCTACTTTTCTTGTTAGGAAAAAATTCAAAATTATAGGCACAAAAAAAAGGAGTCCTATTGGACTCCTTTTTAATTATATATCGAATAATAAATTATTCTGCAGTTTGTCTAGTTGAGTAGTTCAACTTAAGTGAACTTGCTTTTCTAAGTTCCTGCTTAATATCAGTGATAATACCCATTTTAGTGTATTGATCAACTTTCAATGAAGTAGTCAACTTATTACGCAATTCTTCTTTTCTTGATTCACGTTCTGAAGCAATAAAAGCTTGAATATCTGCAACTGTAGCAAATTGATCGTTTAGCTGAATTCTTGGTTCTGTACCAAACGTCTTTTGAAATTTCCTTAAAGGAACTCCAACGTGAATGTTACTAACCAAATCCTTCTTTTCTAACTTCACCAATTCATTCGCCTTAGGCTGAGTATAATTTACACTCAATTCAACGTCACGCATGGTTGTAGCAACCATAAAGAAGAAAAGTAACATAAATACAATATCAGGAAGAGAAGCTGTTGATATGGCCGGTAGATCTTTTTTACCGTCTTTTCTAAACTTTGACATTATTTACCTCCTGTGTTTCTTGGTTCTGCTTCAGAAATCTGAACTGGGATATATTTTCTAACCGCTGCTTTCTGATCATCATCAAGCTCGGCATATTTTTTACCCCATTTTTGTACCGACTTCTCATCCTTTAACTCTCGAGAAGCCGCTGCAAGTTCATCCTGAACGCGAATATAAGTTTCATATCTTGTTCCACGGTCATTCTGTAACGAAATCAAACCTTTTGAAACCATCACGTCACCAAAATATGGAATCGTAGTTGGTTTCTTCTCAGGTAAGTCTTCTTTATTAAGTGGATTCAAGATGAATTCTTTTGTTTTTTCACGCAATTGTGAAATACTAAGAACTTCACCATTTACCAACAATTCATTGTTACGGTTCACCAATATGGAAAAAACATTACGTTTCTTAACCTTAACATCATCATTCAGTTGTTCATCTTCTGGAATAGGTGGCAACTTTTTGTAGATACCAGTATCTACGTCCATTGTAGTTGTCACCAAGAAGAAAATAAGCAACAAGAAAGCGATATCGGCCATCGAACTCGAATTTATCTCTGGTGTTTTTCTTGCCATAATATTATTTCTTAAGGTTTACGATTCGAATTTAA comes from the Labilibaculum sp. DW002 genome and includes:
- the leuS gene encoding leucine--tRNA ligase — protein: MEYNFKEIEKKWQKFWVDNKTYKVDVDTSKPKFYVLDMFPYPSGAGLHVGHPLGYIASDIYSRYKRLKGFNVLHPMGYDAYGLPAEQYAIQTGQHPAITTDVNIKRYRQQLDKIGFSYDWDREIRTCDPEYYKWTQWAFVEMFNHYFNNKTQKAESIETLIAKFEANGNASVNAACSEIEPFTAEEWKAYSDTEKQATLLNYRLAYLANTMVNWCPALGTVLANDEIKDGLSVRGGHPVEQKKMRQWSLRVSAYAKRLLEDMEKLEWTDSLKEIQRNWIGRSEGAEMDFKVKDSDVEMTVFTTRPDTIFGVSFMVLAPESELVDQLTTPEYKEKIAAYIAATKKRTERERMADVKTVSGEFTGSYAIHPFSGEAIPVWVSDYVLAGYGTGAIMAVPAHDSRDYAFAKKFDLPIVPVVSDGDLSEGSYDAKAGEMINSDFMNGLDVKDAIVKANEEIEERKLGKRKVNFRLRDAIFSRQRYWGEPFPVYFKDGMPKMMDMDKLPLELPEVDKYLPTETGEPPLGRATNWTTDDGHPIELNTMPGFAGSSAYYLRYMDPRNNEALVSEEVNEYWQDVDLYIGGTEHATGHLIYSRFWNKFLYDIGKVCKDEPFKKLINQGMIQGRSNFVYRIKNTNKYVSYGLRKDYETTQIHVDVNIVKNDVLDTEAFKNWMPEYADAEFVLEDEKYICGWAVEKMSKSMFNVVNPDVIVEEYGADTLRLYEMFLGPLEASKPWDTNGIDGVHKFLKKLWRLFHNDKNEFAISTDEPTKAEYKILHKSIKKIQDDIERFSFNTSVSAFMICVNELNSAKCNKKAILEELLALLAPFAPHITEELWALCGNTNSITKASFPEFNESFVLENNHKYPVSFNGKMRFLLELPLSLNKDEIEQAVMTCEQAQKWIDGKTPRKVIIVPKKIVNIVV
- a CDS encoding ExbD/TolR family protein; translated protein: MARKTPEINSSSMADIAFLLLIFFLVTTTMDVDTGIYKKLPPIPEDEQLNDDVKVKKRNVFSILVNRNNELLVNGEVLSISQLREKTKEFILNPLNKEDLPEKKPTTIPYFGDVMVSKGLISLQNDRGTRYETYIRVQDELAAASRELKDEKSVQKWGKKYAELDDDQKAAVRKYIPVQISEAEPRNTGGK
- a CDS encoding ExbD/TolR family protein — encoded protein: MSKFRKDGKKDLPAISTASLPDIVFMLLFFFMVATTMRDVELSVNYTQPKANELVKLEKKDLVSNIHVGVPLRKFQKTFGTEPRIQLNDQFATVADIQAFIASERESRKEELRNKLTTSLKVDQYTKMGIITDIKQELRKASSLKLNYSTRQTAE